The genomic interval GTGGCCGTAGGAATCCACGTTTTGCCCCACCAGCGTCACCTCTTTAGTGCCGCGCCGTACTAACTCGCTCACCTCGCAGGCGATTTCGGAAACAGGGCGGCTCACCTCGCGCCCCCGGCGGTAGGGCACGATGCAGTAGGTGCAGAAATTGTTGCAGCCCTGAATGATAGGCACGAAGGCGGTCACGGCAGTGCTCCGGGACAGGGCAGTCGAACAATCCTTTTTTTGCAGCCAGTCCGGGATTTCGCCGGGTTTGAAGAAATAATCCACGTAAGGGAAGCGCTTTTTGAGCTCGTCAGCATCATCGCCCACGAAGCAGCCGGTGAGTGCGACCTGAAGGCCGGGATGCGATTTTTTAAGGTGTCTGAGCCTGTAGAGTTTGTTGAGTACCTTATTCTCAGCGTGCTGGCGCACCACGCAGGAGTTGACCACGATAACATCGGCTTCTTCGGCTGTTGCAGCGGGTGAGTATCCATGCGAGGCAAACCGCGATTCCAGCCGCTCCGATTCGGCGCGGTTCATCTGACAGCCTATGGTCCAGATATAATATGCGGGCATTTCGATTGAATCAGGCGGGGGAAAAGGTGCCGATGGCGGAGGGAGAGAGATTCGAACTCTCGACCCTGATTACTCAGGGCAAGCGCTTAGCAGGCGCCCGCACTAGGCCACTATGCGATCCCTCCATTTAGCATCCATTACTATATCATAACGGCTTTCGGCTGTCAGCTATCGAGCTATAAGCTTTCAGCAGTCAGCATAAGGGCCGTAAGCTATCACCTCTAGTCAGGGAAAATGGTCTAAACACTAGTTAAACCCGATAAGAATCTCTCTTATTCTCTCCCATTCGGCTTTCCCTTCGTTGCACTCAGGGCTAAAGGCTAACCAGGGAAAGCTCTTTCCACGGAGAGAAATTTCACAATCCGGCGCGAATTCTTCGCATAGCAATCAGTGAGTAGCTGATGGCTGAAAGCTGACTGCTGACTGCCGACCGCCGCCTGTGTTATCATAGAACGATGGAAGTAAACGTGCTTTTCGACGAAGGATTCGAGGGCGCCATCGACGAGGGCTTTCTGCGCCAGGTCGCCACGAAAGCGCTGACCGCCGAACATCAATCCGATGCCGAGATGGGCATACTCGTCACCGGCCAGGAACAAATTCGCCAGCTTCACAAGGAGTACATTGGCGAGGACGAACCCACCGATGTGCTGTCCTTCGCCATGAGGGAAAAAAGCGAGGTTGATTCCCCCGATTTCGTTTTCCCCGCAGGGGACGCCGCCCATCTGGGTGAGGTCATCATCTCCTATCCACAAGCCGAGTTGCAGGCCGCCGAGCACGGGCATTCAGCCAGAAAAGAGGTTGCCATCCTGCTCATCCATGGCGCGCTGCACCTGCTGGGTTATGACCATGATGAACCTGAACGTCAGAAGAAAATGCAGGCCAGGGAAAGGGCCATATTGAAACTCGTAGCGGAGGGTCTCTATTGAAAGTCTTAGGAATAGCTGGCAGCCCGCGTTTCGGCAGCAACACAGACATCTTGCTTGGCGAGGTGCTCAAAGGGGCCGAAAGCAAGGGCGCGGAGACAAAACTGATACACGTTGCCAACCTCAGCATCATGGCGTGTAACCACTGTGACTCCTGCATGCACACGGGGGAATGCCCCTTTCAGGACGATACGCAAAAGGTCTATAAAGAAATAGAGCAGGCCGACCGCGTGGTGCTGGCGGCGCCGCTGCAATTCATGGGACTGCCCTCACAATTAAAGGCGCTGATAGACCGGGCGCAGGCGCAGTGGGTCAGAAAATATATTCTGAAAATCCCGCCTCTGGGGGATACGAGGGAGCGCAGGGGGCTTTTCGTATCCGTAGGGGGGCGCACCGGCGAGCATCTTTTCGAGCCGGCTCTGGCTACAGTAAAAGCCTTTTTTGTCAGCCTGGACATCAAATATGCCGGCATGGTGGCTTTTTCCGGCATCGAAGGCCGGGCCCAGATTTCAGACAATCCGGAAGCCATCAGAGAGGCTTTTAGCGCCGGAGAAAAGCTGGTGGAGCCGGCTACTCCTCCAGGAAATGCTTAAAATATCGTAGCTGGCACCTTCTGGCAAAATGGCTGGAATAATACACTAGCCGGAAATGTCAGATTAAGTCTAGACTATCACAACTTAATAGATAGATGCAGCAGGTTACAGTCCTAGATGACCTTGCCTTCTCTTTTGGCTTTGGCATCCAGACCGGCGCCGATGCCCCCTCCCACCGCCACTCCAATAGGTATACCGATAGCGGGATTACTCAGGCCTGCCCCAAGAGCAACTCCAATCGCCGTGCCGATAGCCAGCCACAGGCCGACGTTCTGCCCCTCGCTGATGAGGCCGTGCGTCTTTTGCAAGTGGCTCAGAATGGCTTCCATGCCGCCGAGGAATGCCCTCTTTTGCTCCTTGAGTATCTGTGGGGCGCCCGCGGCCAGGTCGCGCAGCATCTTGTCTATCTCAGGCTGAAACAGGCGGCATTGGGGACAGGTGGGCGCGAACTCGTCCACGCGGCGGGCCATCTTGAGAAAGCGGTCGAGGTGATAATCCCTGGCCTCGGGTGCTCCGATGCGCGCCTTGAGGGACTCCACGCCGGCCTCGATTGTGCGGTACCATTCTGTCGGTTCTGGCATATTACTCACCTTTCCATGCTGGAGGCCAGAGAGGCTGGCCGAAGCATCTGGTGGAGCAGGGAGAATCCCTCTCTTATCTCCCCCTTCGGCTTCTCTCAGGGCAAGCTCTTTCCCAAGGGTAGAGATTTACAATTCAGCAAAAGTTTGATACACCTCATTTGGTCCCTCTTTTGTCTCCTTTTCTAAGGGAAGAAGGAGACAGCACTCTCCCCCTTTAAAAAAGGGGGATTAAGGGGGATTTTTACTCCTGTCCATTATGCTTTCAGATATTTTCTCAGTCACACCTTCGATGTTCTTTAACACGTCCGTGTCTGTGATGCGTAGAACTCTTAAACCAAGCTTATTTAAGAATTCATCTCTGACCTTGTCAACTTGTGCTGCCTTACCAACTGAGTGCTGACTCCCATCTACTTCTATGACGAGTTTGGCTTTCGGGCAAAAGAAGTCCACAATGTAGTTTCCTATTATTTTTTGCCTATTGAATCGATACCCCTTGATCTGCCTAAGGCGCAACTTTGCCCAAAGATGTCTCTCAGCATCGGTCGTGTTCAACCGAAGGTTTCTGGAGTAAGGAACTAAGTTTTTATTATAGGGTATGTCGCGAGTCATTGGCGAATCAAACCCCTCTTTCATCTCCCCCATTCGTCCGCCTGAGGCGGACTCAGGGCAAGCTCTTTCTAAGGGGAGAGAGATTAAGAACCCTCCCCCTTTAAAAAAGGGGTGAAGAGAGGGATTTCCCTAGCTCTCCAATCATCAAACCCCTCTTTCATCTCCCCTTTCTAAGGGGAGAGATTAAGAACCTTCCCCCTTTAAAAAAGGGGGACTAAGGGGGATTTTTCCCAAGATTGAGTACCTCTACAACTTCGGCTTCATCTTCTGCCACCCAGTCGCCTGCTCGTAGGCGTGGGCGATGCGGAAGATGGTCTCCTCGGCGAAGGGCTTGGCGATGATTTGCAACCCGATGGGCAATCCATTGGCGAACCCGCCCGG from Dehalococcoidia bacterium carries:
- a CDS encoding flavodoxin family protein → MKVLGIAGSPRFGSNTDILLGEVLKGAESKGAETKLIHVANLSIMACNHCDSCMHTGECPFQDDTQKVYKEIEQADRVVLAAPLQFMGLPSQLKALIDRAQAQWVRKYILKIPPLGDTRERRGLFVSVGGRTGEHLFEPALATVKAFFVSLDIKYAGMVAFSGIEGRAQISDNPEAIREAFSAGEKLVEPATPPGNA
- a CDS encoding DUF559 domain-containing protein, which codes for MTRDIPYNKNLVPYSRNLRLNTTDAERHLWAKLRLRQIKGYRFNRQKIIGNYIVDFFCPKAKLVIEVDGSQHSVGKAAQVDKVRDEFLNKLGLRVLRITDTDVLKNIEGVTEKISESIMDRSKNPP
- the ybeY gene encoding rRNA maturation RNase YbeY; translated protein: MEVNVLFDEGFEGAIDEGFLRQVATKALTAEHQSDAEMGILVTGQEQIRQLHKEYIGEDEPTDVLSFAMREKSEVDSPDFVFPAGDAAHLGEVIISYPQAELQAAEHGHSARKEVAILLIHGALHLLGYDHDEPERQKKMQARERAILKLVAEGLY